In Ananas comosus cultivar F153 linkage group 10, ASM154086v1, whole genome shotgun sequence, the following proteins share a genomic window:
- the LOC109715961 gene encoding vesicle transport protein SFT2B isoform X2, translating to METINRLHRSLLRGDEEQDEEGFLGESEGLCSLSPLQRIYGFAACLVAGLAFMLLSLIVFARPIKFAVMFTFGNIMAVGSTAFLIGPGQQARMMLDPVRVYATAIYIGCVVLALFCALLIHNKLLTLIAIICEVCALIWFPKALP from the exons ATGGAGACGATCAATAGGCTCCATCGATCCCTCCTCCGAGGGGACGAAGAGCAAGATGAGGAGGGTTTCTTAGGCGAATCCGAGGGCCTGTGCTCGCTTTCTCCGCTTCAG AGGATATATGGGTTTGCGGCGTGTTTGGTTGCTGGATTGGCTTTTATGCTCTTG TCACTTATTGTTTTTGCCAGACCTATCAAATTTGCAGTAATGTTCACCTTTGGGAACATAATGGCGGTTGGAAG CACAGCCTTCCTTATTGGACCAGGACAACAAGCAAGGATGATGCTTGACCCGGTTCGTGTTTATGCTACGGCTATTTACATTGGATGTGTCGTTCTGGCTCTTTTTTGTGCTCTTCTG ATTCATAACAAACTGCTGACACTGATTGCAATTATTTGTGAGGTTTGTGCTCTTATTTG GTTTCCAAAAGCATTACCTTAA
- the LOC109715961 gene encoding vesicle transport protein SFT2B isoform X1, with product METINRLHRSLLRGDEEQDEEGFLGESEGLCSLSPLQRIYGFAACLVAGLAFMLLSLIVFARPIKFAVMFTFGNIMAVGSTAFLIGPGQQARMMLDPVRVYATAIYIGCVVLALFCALLIHNKLLTLIAIICEVCALIWYSLSYIPFARRMVSDLMVRLCDTEL from the exons ATGGAGACGATCAATAGGCTCCATCGATCCCTCCTCCGAGGGGACGAAGAGCAAGATGAGGAGGGTTTCTTAGGCGAATCCGAGGGCCTGTGCTCGCTTTCTCCGCTTCAG AGGATATATGGGTTTGCGGCGTGTTTGGTTGCTGGATTGGCTTTTATGCTCTTG TCACTTATTGTTTTTGCCAGACCTATCAAATTTGCAGTAATGTTCACCTTTGGGAACATAATGGCGGTTGGAAG CACAGCCTTCCTTATTGGACCAGGACAACAAGCAAGGATGATGCTTGACCCGGTTCGTGTTTATGCTACGGCTATTTACATTGGATGTGTCGTTCTGGCTCTTTTTTGTGCTCTTCTG ATTCATAACAAACTGCTGACACTGATTGCAATTATTTGTGAGGTTTGTGCTCTTATTTG gTATAGTTTGAGCTACATCCCTTTTGCTCGAAGAATGGTTTCGGACTTGATGGTAAGGCTTTGTGATACTGAGCTTTAG
- the LOC109715961 gene encoding vesicle transport protein SFT2B isoform X3 — protein sequence METINRLHRSLLRGDEEQDEEGFLGESEGLCSLSPLQRIYGFAACLVAGLAFMLLSLIVFARPIKFAVMFTFGNIMAVGSTAFLIGPGQQARMMLDPVRVYATAIYIGCVVLALFCALLIHNKLLTLIAIICEVSKSITLISRGC from the exons ATGGAGACGATCAATAGGCTCCATCGATCCCTCCTCCGAGGGGACGAAGAGCAAGATGAGGAGGGTTTCTTAGGCGAATCCGAGGGCCTGTGCTCGCTTTCTCCGCTTCAG AGGATATATGGGTTTGCGGCGTGTTTGGTTGCTGGATTGGCTTTTATGCTCTTG TCACTTATTGTTTTTGCCAGACCTATCAAATTTGCAGTAATGTTCACCTTTGGGAACATAATGGCGGTTGGAAG CACAGCCTTCCTTATTGGACCAGGACAACAAGCAAGGATGATGCTTGACCCGGTTCGTGTTTATGCTACGGCTATTTACATTGGATGTGTCGTTCTGGCTCTTTTTTGTGCTCTTCTG ATTCATAACAAACTGCTGACACTGATTGCAATTATTTGTGAG GTTTCCAAAAGCATTACCTTAATATCTAGGGGTTGTTGA
- the LOC109715961 gene encoding vesicle transport protein SFT2B isoform X4 has protein sequence METINRLHRSLLRGDEEQDEEGFLGESEGLCSLSPLQRIYGFAACLVAGLAFMLLSLIVFARPIKFAVMFTFGNIMAVGSTAFLIGPGQQARMMLDPVRVYATAIYIGCVVLALFCALLIHNKLLTLIAIICEV, from the exons ATGGAGACGATCAATAGGCTCCATCGATCCCTCCTCCGAGGGGACGAAGAGCAAGATGAGGAGGGTTTCTTAGGCGAATCCGAGGGCCTGTGCTCGCTTTCTCCGCTTCAG AGGATATATGGGTTTGCGGCGTGTTTGGTTGCTGGATTGGCTTTTATGCTCTTG TCACTTATTGTTTTTGCCAGACCTATCAAATTTGCAGTAATGTTCACCTTTGGGAACATAATGGCGGTTGGAAG CACAGCCTTCCTTATTGGACCAGGACAACAAGCAAGGATGATGCTTGACCCGGTTCGTGTTTATGCTACGGCTATTTACATTGGATGTGTCGTTCTGGCTCTTTTTTGTGCTCTTCTG ATTCATAACAAACTGCTGACACTGATTGCAATTATTTGTGAG gTATAG
- the LOC109715960 gene encoding probable F-box protein At3g61730: protein MGLAPSRCLFRPRAPAISGERRDSRKRERCEGDEMQHTSRKRGGGSIHRSRKRERTISSCTSPRLSFLSPHPTFNCENRYELDVWTEVARYLDGKDLIRLALVNRWFHRLIGEETIWKHVCLRDLQVPTPQHVSFPWKQIYASALDGSHSYCFRQREKHLDWMRIGSFFLDSPFVLLTETLALPKKLPQPGDDPERSIQITGTCLLTNARTGIWIADLQLVRCPVCNLNTCEGTMQVLDARHAELFLEEGYRRGSWEYEDLAFHRIEKPSTAAVGGIFDLTYLSSLSTAGVLDWKSWIGQPNDWQPKARLAIHAVAVNTNLQPNDGLHVRFQAMRNGSGDGEVVSIRISQQLI from the exons ATGGGTCTCGCTCCATCGCGCTGCTTGTTTCGTCCCCGAGCTCCAGCGATTTCCGGAGAGAGGAGAGACtcgaggaagagagagaggtgcgAGGGAGACGAGATGCAGCACACGTCGAGGAAGAGAGGGGGAGGATCGATCCACAGATCGAGGAAGAGGGAGCGAACCATCTCCTCTTGCACCTCCCCGCGCCTCTCGTTCCTCTCCCCCCATCCCACCTTCAACTG tGAGAACAGGTACGAGTTGGACGTGTGGACGGAGGTGGCGAGGTATTTGGACGGCAAGGATCTGATCCGCCTGGCGCTGGTGAACCGCTGGTTCCACCGTCTGATCGGCGAGGAGACCATATGGAAACACGTGTGCCTTCGCGATCTCCAGGTCCCCACTCCCCAACACGTGTCCTTCCCCTGGAAGCAGATCTACGCCTCCGCTCTCG ATGGGAGCCACTCCTACTGTTTCCGTCAGAGGGAGAAGCACCTCG ATTGGATGCGGATCGGGTCGTTCTTCTTGGACTCGCCGTTCGTGCTATTGACGGAGACGTTAGCGCTGCCCAAGAAGCTGCCCCAGCCCGGGGACGATCCGGAGCGGTCGATCCAGATCACCGGCACGTGCCTGTTAACCAACGCCCGCACGGGAATCTGGATAGCCG ATCTGCAGCTCGTGCGGTGCCCCGTGTGCAACCTCAATACGTGCGAAG GGACGATGCAGGTACTGGACGCGAGGCACGCGGAGCTGTTCCTGGAGGAAGGGTACAGGAGAGGGAGCTGGGAGTACGAGGACTTGGCATTCCACCGCATTGAGAAGCCATCGACCGCCGCCGTCGGCGGAATCTTCGACCTCACGTATCTCTCTTCCCTCTCCACCGCAG GGGTCTTGGACTGGAAGTCGTGGATTGGTCAGCCCAACGACTGGCAGCCGAAGGCGAGGCTGGCCATCCACGCCGTCGCCGTCAACACCAATCTGCAGCCCAACGATG GACTCCACGTGAGATTTCAAGCTATGAGGAACGGCAGCGGAGATGGAGAGGTGGTTTCCATCAGAATCTCCCAGCAGCTCATTTAA
- the LOC109715962 gene encoding uncharacterized protein LOC109715962, with amino-acid sequence MGNSFPCMAHGATPNVSKEKLHGCTVFFNQLHKLKQKPRAKAHRVAKETNNGSNMALSKDQHMNDGGGGGHEKGIIRVKVVLTKKEAAQLLSMCVHGEKDVSRIASELKRSMEMSRLASGVPRRMGWRPALASIPEEWE; translated from the coding sequence aTGGGCAACTCATTCCCTTGCATGGCTCATGGAGCTACTCCTAATGTTTCGAAGGAGAAGCTTCATGGTTGCACCGTTTTCTTCAACCAACTCCATAAGTTGAAGCAAAAGCCCAGGGCAAAAGCTCATCGTGTAGCAAAGGAGACAAATAATGGCTCCAATATGGCTCTCTCAAAGGATCAACACATGaatgatggtggtggtggtggtcatGAGAAGGGGATCATTAGAGTGAAGGTGGTGCTCACGAAGAAGGAGGCGGCGCAGCTGCTCTCGATGTGCGTCCACGGAGAGAAGGACGTGTCGAGAATCGCGAGCGAGCTCAAGCGATCGATGGAAATGAGTAGACTTGCGAGCGGAGTCCCGCGCCGCATGGGGTGGCGGCCGGCGCTTGCGAGCATCCCTGAGGAGTGGGAGTAA
- the LOC109715959 gene encoding putative E3 ubiquitin-protein ligase UBR7 isoform X2, producing the protein MDDAFEDEAEPTITIGEYIDEIEAAEREADLVLGGDEGNECTYASGYMKRQAIFSCLTCVPGGNAGVCTACSLTCHDGHEIVELWTKRKFRCDCGNSKFGDFVCKLYANKDPENPENSYNHNFKGAYCTCGRPYPDPDTEEQVEMIQCCICEDWFHENHLGLNSIDEIPRDDEGETLYEDFICQKCAVTFSFLKLYPPSIWASPKQKNALHISSDDPNVLEHGSSSSSNPEDIDNDNNTTLMEPKTSDHNVELDLKCSLEVDINATTLELDREGPLFLSRKWRDVLCKCQACTNFYSQKGVAYLIDQEDSIEEYEKMAKQKRAKTLEQQKGAELNFLNNLNHIQKIEILGALTDMEDEFRSFLQSYDSSKPVTSEDIRGIFENLAKKKKQRFS; encoded by the exons ATGGACGACGCTTTCGAGGATGAGGCGGAGCCGACGATCACGATCGGAGAGTACATCGACGAGATCGAAGCCGCGGAGCGG GAGGCCGATTTGGTGCTGGGAGGGGACGAGGGCAATGAGTGCACTTATGCGAGCGGGTACATGAAGAGGCAAGCGATCTTCTCGTGCTTGACTTGTGTTCCTGGTGGAAACGCCGGGGTTTGCACGGCTTGTAGCCTAACCTGCCACGATGGCCATGAG ATCGTTGAGTTGTGGACCAAGAGAAAGTTCCGATGCGATTGTGGTAATTCAAAGTTTGGGGATTTTGTTTGCAAGCTTTATGCAAATAAAGACCCTGAAAACCCAGAGAACTCCTACAACCATAATTTTAAAGGCGCTTACTGCACATGTGGTCGCCCTTACCCTGATCCAGATACGGAGGAGCAAGTTGAAATGATACAATGCTGCATTTGCGAGGATTGGTTTCATGAAAATCATCTTGGCCTCAATAGTATTGATGAG ATCCCAAGAGATGATGAAGGGGAAACGCTTTATGAGGATTTCATCTGCCAAAAGTGTGCAGttacattttctttcttaaaacTTTATCCTCCTTCAATTTGGGCTTCTCCGAAGCAGAAAAATGCACTCCACATAAGCAGTGATGACCCAAATGTGCTGGAACAtggatcttcatcttcttctaaTCCAGAAGATATCGACAATG ATAATAATACAACCTTGATGGAGCCCAAAACAAGTGATCATAATGTAGAGCTAGATTTGAAATGCAGTCTTGAAGTTGATATTAATGCGACGACCCTTGAGTTGGATAGAGAAGGGCCCTTGTTTCTTTCTAGAAAATGGAGAGATGTTCTATGCAAATGCCAGGCTTGCACTAACTTCTATAGTCAGAAAGGTGTTGCGTATCTCATAGACCAGGAAGACTCAATTGAGGAATATGAGAAAATGGCAAAGCAGAAAAGGGCGAAAACGTTGGAGCAGCAGAAAGGAGCTGAATTAAATTTTCTCAACAATCTCAACCATATTCAAAAGATAGAGATCTTGGGTGCCTTAACTGACATGGAAGACGAGTTCCGGTCCTTTTTG CAATCATATGATTCATCAAAACCGGTCACATCTGAAGATATTCGAGGCATTTTTGAGAATCTTgcgaagaagaaaaaacaaaggTTCTCATAA
- the LOC109715959 gene encoding putative E3 ubiquitin-protein ligase UBR7 isoform X3 — MDDAFEDEAEPTITIGEYIDEIEAAEREADLVLGGDEGNECTYASGYMKRQAIFSCLTCVPGGNAGVCTACSLTCHDGHEIPRDDEGETLYEDFICQKCAVTFSFLKLYPPSIWASPKQKNALHISSDDPNVLEHGSSSSSNPEDIDNGVVVCKISENDLNTDSKCENVSNEDSICSKITDNNTTLMEPKTSDHNVELDLKCSLEVDINATTLELDREGPLFLSRKWRDVLCKCQACTNFYSQKGVAYLIDQEDSIEEYEKMAKQKRAKTLEQQKGAELNFLNNLNHIQKIEILGALTDMEDEFRSFLQSYDSSKPVTSEDIRGIFENLAKKKKQRFS, encoded by the exons ATGGACGACGCTTTCGAGGATGAGGCGGAGCCGACGATCACGATCGGAGAGTACATCGACGAGATCGAAGCCGCGGAGCGG GAGGCCGATTTGGTGCTGGGAGGGGACGAGGGCAATGAGTGCACTTATGCGAGCGGGTACATGAAGAGGCAAGCGATCTTCTCGTGCTTGACTTGTGTTCCTGGTGGAAACGCCGGGGTTTGCACGGCTTGTAGCCTAACCTGCCACGATGGCCATGAG ATCCCAAGAGATGATGAAGGGGAAACGCTTTATGAGGATTTCATCTGCCAAAAGTGTGCAGttacattttctttcttaaaacTTTATCCTCCTTCAATTTGGGCTTCTCCGAAGCAGAAAAATGCACTCCACATAAGCAGTGATGACCCAAATGTGCTGGAACAtggatcttcatcttcttctaaTCCAGAAGATATCGACAATGGTGTTGTAGTCTGTAAAATTTCAGAGAATGACTTAAATACTGATTCTAAATGTGAGAATGTTTCTAATGAGGACTCTATTTGTAGTAAAATTACAGATAATAATACAACCTTGATGGAGCCCAAAACAAGTGATCATAATGTAGAGCTAGATTTGAAATGCAGTCTTGAAGTTGATATTAATGCGACGACCCTTGAGTTGGATAGAGAAGGGCCCTTGTTTCTTTCTAGAAAATGGAGAGATGTTCTATGCAAATGCCAGGCTTGCACTAACTTCTATAGTCAGAAAGGTGTTGCGTATCTCATAGACCAGGAAGACTCAATTGAGGAATATGAGAAAATGGCAAAGCAGAAAAGGGCGAAAACGTTGGAGCAGCAGAAAGGAGCTGAATTAAATTTTCTCAACAATCTCAACCATATTCAAAAGATAGAGATCTTGGGTGCCTTAACTGACATGGAAGACGAGTTCCGGTCCTTTTTG CAATCATATGATTCATCAAAACCGGTCACATCTGAAGATATTCGAGGCATTTTTGAGAATCTTgcgaagaagaaaaaacaaaggTTCTCATAA
- the LOC109715959 gene encoding putative E3 ubiquitin-protein ligase UBR7 isoform X1, translating to MDDAFEDEAEPTITIGEYIDEIEAAEREADLVLGGDEGNECTYASGYMKRQAIFSCLTCVPGGNAGVCTACSLTCHDGHEIVELWTKRKFRCDCGNSKFGDFVCKLYANKDPENPENSYNHNFKGAYCTCGRPYPDPDTEEQVEMIQCCICEDWFHENHLGLNSIDEIPRDDEGETLYEDFICQKCAVTFSFLKLYPPSIWASPKQKNALHISSDDPNVLEHGSSSSSNPEDIDNGVVVCKISENDLNTDSKCENVSNEDSICSKITDNNTTLMEPKTSDHNVELDLKCSLEVDINATTLELDREGPLFLSRKWRDVLCKCQACTNFYSQKGVAYLIDQEDSIEEYEKMAKQKRAKTLEQQKGAELNFLNNLNHIQKIEILGALTDMEDEFRSFLQSYDSSKPVTSEDIRGIFENLAKKKKQRFS from the exons ATGGACGACGCTTTCGAGGATGAGGCGGAGCCGACGATCACGATCGGAGAGTACATCGACGAGATCGAAGCCGCGGAGCGG GAGGCCGATTTGGTGCTGGGAGGGGACGAGGGCAATGAGTGCACTTATGCGAGCGGGTACATGAAGAGGCAAGCGATCTTCTCGTGCTTGACTTGTGTTCCTGGTGGAAACGCCGGGGTTTGCACGGCTTGTAGCCTAACCTGCCACGATGGCCATGAG ATCGTTGAGTTGTGGACCAAGAGAAAGTTCCGATGCGATTGTGGTAATTCAAAGTTTGGGGATTTTGTTTGCAAGCTTTATGCAAATAAAGACCCTGAAAACCCAGAGAACTCCTACAACCATAATTTTAAAGGCGCTTACTGCACATGTGGTCGCCCTTACCCTGATCCAGATACGGAGGAGCAAGTTGAAATGATACAATGCTGCATTTGCGAGGATTGGTTTCATGAAAATCATCTTGGCCTCAATAGTATTGATGAG ATCCCAAGAGATGATGAAGGGGAAACGCTTTATGAGGATTTCATCTGCCAAAAGTGTGCAGttacattttctttcttaaaacTTTATCCTCCTTCAATTTGGGCTTCTCCGAAGCAGAAAAATGCACTCCACATAAGCAGTGATGACCCAAATGTGCTGGAACAtggatcttcatcttcttctaaTCCAGAAGATATCGACAATGGTGTTGTAGTCTGTAAAATTTCAGAGAATGACTTAAATACTGATTCTAAATGTGAGAATGTTTCTAATGAGGACTCTATTTGTAGTAAAATTACAGATAATAATACAACCTTGATGGAGCCCAAAACAAGTGATCATAATGTAGAGCTAGATTTGAAATGCAGTCTTGAAGTTGATATTAATGCGACGACCCTTGAGTTGGATAGAGAAGGGCCCTTGTTTCTTTCTAGAAAATGGAGAGATGTTCTATGCAAATGCCAGGCTTGCACTAACTTCTATAGTCAGAAAGGTGTTGCGTATCTCATAGACCAGGAAGACTCAATTGAGGAATATGAGAAAATGGCAAAGCAGAAAAGGGCGAAAACGTTGGAGCAGCAGAAAGGAGCTGAATTAAATTTTCTCAACAATCTCAACCATATTCAAAAGATAGAGATCTTGGGTGCCTTAACTGACATGGAAGACGAGTTCCGGTCCTTTTTG CAATCATATGATTCATCAAAACCGGTCACATCTGAAGATATTCGAGGCATTTTTGAGAATCTTgcgaagaagaaaaaacaaaggTTCTCATAA
- the LOC109715963 gene encoding succinate dehydrogenase assembly factor 4, mitochondrial — protein MANKLRRLLSPSLAMADRSFTSPSSPIRTSLSPSTARWRRSLSSSDHRQPLESSRAASSPPAKEEEEEYEYEEGNNTAEKKSEGEEGEEDDGVNKLTGEVGGPKGPEPTRYGDWERGGRCSDF, from the coding sequence ATGGCGAACaagctccgccgcctcctctccccctccctcgcCATGGCCGATCGAAGCTTCACCTCGCCCTCATCACCCATTCGCACCTCCCTCTCCCCTTCGACCGCCCGGTGGAGgcgatctctctcctcttccgATCATCGCCAACCCCTGGAGTCCTCCAGAGCCGCCTCTTCCCCCccggcgaaggaggaggaggaggaatatGAATATGAAGAGGGTAACAACACCGCGGAGAAGAAGAGCGAGGGCGAAGAGGGGGAGGAGGACGACGGCGTGAATAAGCTCACCGGCGAGGTTGGGGGCCCAAAGGGCCCGGAGCCGACGCGGTACGGGGATTGGGAGCGCGGTGGGCGGTGCTCGGATTTCTAA
- the LOC109715964 gene encoding non-specific lipid-transfer protein 2-like isoform X1, giving the protein MVVPCVPYLTDRAAVPFGPCCNEVVALNRTASTRQDRVTICRCLEGAAPRFPRADFKRAAALPRLCGVVLHNITISPNLDCSRWVIRWTLAVTP; this is encoded by the exons ATGGTCGTGCCGTGCGTGCCGTACCTCACCGACCGGGCGGCGGTGCCATTTGGGCCGTGCTGCAACGAGGTGGTGGCGCTGAACCGGACGGCGTCCACCCGGCAAGACCGCGTCACCATATGTCGTTGCCTCGAGGGCGCGGCCCCCCGCTTCCCCCGAGCTGACTTCAagcgcgccgccgccctcccGCGGTTGTGCGGCGTGGTGCTGCACAACATCACCATCTCCCCAAACTTAGATTGCAGCAGGTGGGTCATCAGATGGACG CTTGCCGTAACACCATAA
- the LOC109715964 gene encoding non-specific lipid-transfer protein 2-like isoform X2 — MVVPCVPYLTDRAAVPFGPCCNEVVALNRTASTRQDRVTICRCLEGAAPRFPRADFKRAAALPRLCGVVLHNITISPNLDCSSLP, encoded by the exons ATGGTCGTGCCGTGCGTGCCGTACCTCACCGACCGGGCGGCGGTGCCATTTGGGCCGTGCTGCAACGAGGTGGTGGCGCTGAACCGGACGGCGTCCACCCGGCAAGACCGCGTCACCATATGTCGTTGCCTCGAGGGCGCGGCCCCCCGCTTCCCCCGAGCTGACTTCAagcgcgccgccgccctcccGCGGTTGTGCGGCGTGGTGCTGCACAACATCACCATCTCCCCAAACTTAGATTGCAGCAG CTTGCCGTAA